Proteins encoded within one genomic window of Rossellomorea vietnamensis:
- a CDS encoding M14 family metallopeptidase, with product MKVKVRSGDTLWYYSQLFYIPIQLLIDSNPSVDPNRLKIGTEIQIPGFMEESHSINQGDTLWSLAQNRNIGVDALLLLNEGVNPNGLLVGSTICLPSRLTSPIVNGKQAYSSQRFEGDVQRLKEIYPFIKLRSTGESVNGKDLIEIRIGKGKKKVHMNASFHANEWITTSVLMTFINEYLLSLTNTQLMRGIQTLPIYGDVVLSLVPMVNPDGVDLVLNGPPGDKRNEMIALNRGSTDFTGWKANIRGVDLNNQFPAKWEVEQERKEEKEPSPRDFPGYKPLSEPEAITMAKLARQEKFDRLLALHTQGKEFYWGYDGLEPPEAAKLAKDFTRVSGYKSVRYIDSYAGYKDWFVKEFQKSGFTLELGRGINPLPLSQFEEIYEDVSGILLVSIYRWYA from the coding sequence ATGAAAGTGAAAGTGCGCAGTGGCGATACCCTCTGGTACTACAGCCAACTGTTTTATATCCCGATCCAGTTACTCATCGATTCAAATCCTTCCGTTGATCCGAATAGATTGAAAATCGGTACAGAGATTCAAATTCCAGGATTCATGGAAGAAAGTCATTCTATTAATCAGGGTGACACTCTCTGGTCCCTCGCCCAAAACCGGAACATCGGTGTCGATGCGTTACTTCTATTAAACGAAGGTGTCAATCCCAATGGGTTACTAGTAGGGTCGACTATCTGTCTTCCCTCAAGGTTGACTTCACCCATCGTCAATGGGAAACAGGCCTACAGTTCCCAACGATTTGAGGGAGATGTCCAGCGTTTAAAAGAGATCTATCCTTTTATAAAATTAAGATCTACAGGCGAAAGTGTAAATGGAAAAGATCTCATCGAAATAAGGATAGGAAAGGGAAAGAAGAAAGTTCATATGAATGCTTCTTTCCATGCGAATGAATGGATTACCACATCTGTCCTTATGACGTTTATCAATGAGTATTTACTATCCTTGACCAACACTCAGCTAATGAGGGGAATACAAACCCTGCCCATCTATGGAGATGTGGTGTTGTCACTCGTTCCCATGGTCAATCCGGATGGAGTGGACCTTGTTCTGAACGGGCCTCCCGGCGATAAAAGAAATGAAATGATTGCTCTTAATCGGGGAAGTACCGACTTTACAGGCTGGAAAGCCAATATTAGAGGAGTGGACCTGAACAATCAGTTTCCTGCCAAATGGGAAGTCGAGCAGGAAAGGAAAGAGGAGAAAGAACCCTCTCCAAGAGATTTCCCAGGATATAAGCCACTCTCAGAGCCCGAAGCCATTACAATGGCTAAACTTGCCCGGCAAGAAAAATTCGATCGACTTCTTGCCCTGCACACCCAGGGAAAAGAATTTTACTGGGGGTATGATGGATTGGAGCCTCCAGAAGCAGCCAAACTGGCAAAGGATTTTACCAGAGTGAGCGGATATAAATCGGTCCGTTATATTGATAGTTATGCTGGATACAAGGATTGGTTTGTGAAAGAATTCCAGAAATCAGGATTCACCCTTGAATTAGGAAGGGGCATCAACCCCTTGCCACTATCACAATTCGAGGAAATCTACGAGGACGTATCCGGTATTCTACTTGTTTCGATTTATCGGTGGTATGCGTGA
- a CDS encoding MTH1187 family thiamine-binding protein, with protein sequence MAIVDVTVIPIGTESPSVSSYVADLQGILKGYEEEGKIRFQLTPMNTIIEGELPVLFQVIQDIHESPFQQGIQRVATNIRIDDRRDKQTTMEGKLSSVQRKLEK encoded by the coding sequence ATGGCGATAGTCGATGTAACAGTTATTCCAATCGGAACAGAATCACCCAGCGTGAGTTCATATGTCGCGGATCTGCAAGGGATCCTTAAGGGGTATGAAGAGGAAGGAAAGATCCGTTTTCAGCTTACTCCCATGAATACGATTATAGAAGGGGAACTTCCCGTTCTGTTCCAAGTGATACAAGACATTCATGAATCCCCATTCCAGCAAGGGATCCAGCGTGTGGCAACCAATATTAGAATTGATGACCGCAGGGATAAGCAAACGACCATGGAAGGAAAGCTTTCTTCCGTCCAGCGTAAATTAGAAAAATAA
- a CDS encoding winged helix-turn-helix transcriptional regulator, translating to MKKYNIPVEASLEVIGGKWKVVILCHLIKSKRRTSELKRLMPGITQKMLTQQLRELEADGVINRIIYNQVPPKVEYELTEYGWSLKEPLDMLCAWGEQHIEKTYPDKSEVLLEGEEV from the coding sequence ATGAAAAAATACAACATACCCGTTGAAGCTTCCTTGGAAGTGATTGGTGGCAAGTGGAAGGTAGTCATCCTCTGTCATTTGATTAAAAGCAAGCGGAGAACCAGTGAACTAAAACGTTTGATGCCTGGAATAACACAGAAAATGTTGACCCAGCAATTGAGGGAACTGGAAGCAGATGGTGTCATAAACCGGATCATTTATAATCAGGTCCCTCCAAAGGTGGAGTACGAACTGACAGAATACGGGTGGTCGTTAAAAGAGCCTCTGGATATGTTATGTGCATGGGGTGAACAGCATATCGAAAAAACCTATCCCGACAAAAGTGAAGTCCTTTTGGAAGGTGAAGAGGTTTGA
- a CDS encoding DUF2759 domain-containing protein: MGLVIITSLVTLLALFAVVSTFKNKNAMGILFSLATLGVFGWFTIMTVLHSGYPGGH, from the coding sequence ATGGGTCTTGTAATTATCACTTCACTGGTTACATTATTAGCTTTATTTGCAGTAGTAAGCACATTCAAAAACAAGAATGCAATGGGAATCCTTTTCTCACTGGCAACATTAGGTGTCTTTGGATGGTTTACAATTATGACTGTCCTTCACTCTGGATACCCAGGTGGCCATTAA
- a CDS encoding MBL fold metallo-hydrolase yields the protein MQWKQMPLGPLQTNCYILWNTTNDCLVIDPGGEGEKLIQWLENHSLSPLAILLTHAHFDHIGAVDQMRDHFSIPVYVHEKEAQWLLDPSLNGSQLFMMGELIRLKPADYILTNEKNLKIGDFQLQLFETPGHSPGSISYYVQECGIVLAGDTLFMGSIGRSDLPGGNQKELLASIHDKLLTLPEDTTVLPGHGPETSIEAEMDSNPFLNGF from the coding sequence TTGCAATGGAAACAAATGCCCTTAGGCCCTTTGCAAACCAACTGTTACATCCTATGGAACACTACCAATGATTGTCTGGTCATTGATCCCGGTGGAGAAGGGGAGAAACTGATTCAATGGTTGGAAAATCACTCATTGTCTCCTTTAGCCATCCTTCTCACTCATGCTCATTTTGATCATATCGGAGCAGTCGATCAAATGAGGGACCACTTCAGCATCCCTGTTTATGTACATGAAAAAGAGGCTCAGTGGTTATTGGATCCTTCTTTGAATGGATCACAGCTATTCATGATGGGCGAACTCATCAGACTGAAGCCGGCGGATTACATACTGACAAATGAAAAGAACTTGAAAATTGGTGATTTTCAGCTGCAATTATTCGAAACACCTGGTCATTCACCCGGTAGTATTTCTTATTATGTACAAGAATGTGGAATCGTATTAGCAGGAGATACTTTATTCATGGGCAGTATAGGACGATCTGATTTGCCGGGTGGAAATCAGAAAGAACTTTTGGCAAGTATTCACGATAAGCTATTGACCCTGCCTGAGGATACCACGGTTCTACCGGGTCACGGTCCTGAAACGTCGATTGAAGCGGAAATGGATTCAAATCCCTTTTTAAATGGCTTCTAA
- a CDS encoding DUF2626 domain-containing protein — translation MDRMFRVLGFWTGIFAVMFYLGDMTTTSLIFLGQTGFFIMLSYLKLSERMYIYVFGAYLTVFFAGFTYWTTFMMTPGAGGH, via the coding sequence ATGGATCGTATGTTTAGAGTTCTTGGGTTTTGGACTGGTATTTTTGCCGTCATGTTCTATCTTGGTGATATGACCACGACATCATTAATCTTTTTAGGCCAAACTGGATTCTTCATTATGCTTAGCTATTTAAAACTGTCCGAACGCATGTATATTTATGTTTTCGGTGCCTACTTAACAGTGTTCTTTGCAGGTTTTACTTATTGGACGACCTTTATGATGACTCCTGGTGCAGGAGGACACTAA
- a CDS encoding Spx/MgsR family RNA polymerase-binding regulatory protein — protein MNNLTFFTYPSCTSCRKAKKWLTAHSVDFDERHLFRETPTHKELMDLLSLTTDGLDEILATRSQTFKDLGKDVNDLPLSEVIKLIIDEPKLLRRPLLTDGKKLVVGYNPEGLQSLANKNRSLKKSS, from the coding sequence GTGAACAACCTGACATTTTTTACTTATCCAAGCTGTACCTCTTGCCGCAAAGCCAAAAAGTGGTTAACCGCACATTCCGTCGATTTTGATGAAAGACATCTATTCAGAGAGACTCCTACACATAAAGAGCTAATGGACTTATTATCCTTAACGACAGATGGTCTTGATGAGATACTTGCCACGAGAAGCCAAACGTTCAAAGACTTGGGAAAAGACGTGAACGATCTGCCGTTATCGGAAGTAATCAAACTAATCATCGATGAACCCAAACTTCTTCGCAGGCCCCTTTTGACAGACGGAAAAAAACTGGTCGTCGGCTACAATCCAGAAGGACTCCAGAGTTTGGCGAACAAAAACAGATCATTGAAGAAAAGCAGCTAG
- a CDS encoding cupin domain-containing protein, whose product MTKYMDYSSPEAQFSFDVNESPLFKKDNQNLINVLGVNQLNTLDNTSLLDIYLSKHNFVEPHYHQNAAELVYCISGAAIVSILNPFTKEILNYRISPGQVANVPQGWWHYEEARKDNTHLLAIFNSPVPEVVLGSDILKLTPSSVMAQNYCMNENAWINTTEKVKPGTYIGPGCLEQERHSPVRQTYFNYPPYYYQYGPNPQYNRQCIPKTF is encoded by the coding sequence ATGACGAAATATATGGATTATTCTTCACCAGAAGCTCAATTCTCTTTTGATGTGAATGAAAGTCCCCTATTCAAAAAAGATAATCAAAACCTGATCAATGTTTTAGGAGTAAATCAGCTAAATACATTGGACAATACTTCTCTTCTTGATATCTATTTAAGTAAACATAACTTTGTAGAACCTCATTACCACCAAAATGCTGCGGAACTGGTCTATTGTATTTCCGGCGCAGCCATCGTCTCCATACTTAATCCATTTACGAAAGAAATATTAAATTACCGGATTTCGCCGGGACAAGTGGCGAATGTACCTCAAGGATGGTGGCACTATGAAGAAGCCAGGAAGGACAATACCCACCTACTCGCTATATTTAATTCTCCCGTTCCAGAAGTTGTCCTTGGATCCGATATTTTAAAACTTACCCCCTCAAGCGTCATGGCTCAAAATTATTGCATGAATGAAAACGCATGGATCAATACAACAGAGAAAGTAAAGCCAGGCACGTATATCGGCCCGGGCTGCCTGGAACAAGAAAGGCATTCACCAGTACGGCAAACATATTTCAATTACCCTCCATACTATTATCAATATGGGCCAAACCCTCAATACAATAGACAATGCATTCCGAAAACATTTTAA
- a CDS encoding recombinase family protein, protein MKAAVYVRVSTTEQASEGYSIRAQTDRLKAYCVSQGWDIFEIYIDDGYSAKDTNRPNLERMMKHIEQNLIDCVLVYRLDRLTRSVRDLYNILETFDKNDCKFKSATEVYDTTTAMGRMFITIVAALAQWERENTGERIRMGMEQKAREGNWVINQAPYGYDLDKENKSLKINEEEALTVQRIFNYYIEGKGARSIAVELNRLQIRTKTNSPWSDFKIKYVLTNPTYIGTMRYNFRVNKENYFEIENTHPPIVTKEIFNNVQSIFKSRRVIHPRAATSKFIFSGTAKCARCGSPLTGKYGNYKRGSTEYKIRSYYCSKSRVGECDQRQMSERYLETQFIKYLDTFEINPEIINDLTKMDEIDESKDKLNLLKKELKEIEKRRKKWQYAWVNEMISDEDFSIRMDEENTKEEDVNKQLSSLQPSGEKMSSVDLTEILLDIKTNWNQLDALEKKMLLQMFAKRIIVDRVSDQLKPDCLEIKEVEFY, encoded by the coding sequence ATGAAAGCAGCAGTATATGTACGTGTTAGTACAACTGAGCAAGCTTCAGAGGGATATTCTATCCGGGCCCAAACAGACCGCTTAAAAGCGTACTGTGTCTCCCAGGGATGGGATATATTCGAAATCTATATTGATGATGGATACAGTGCTAAAGATACGAATAGACCGAATCTGGAAAGAATGATGAAGCACATTGAGCAAAATTTAATTGATTGTGTCTTGGTTTACCGCCTGGATCGTTTGACGAGATCAGTTCGTGATCTATATAACATTTTGGAGACCTTCGATAAAAACGATTGTAAATTCAAATCAGCCACAGAAGTATACGATACGACCACTGCAATGGGTAGAATGTTCATAACTATAGTAGCTGCATTAGCTCAATGGGAGAGAGAAAATACCGGAGAAAGAATACGCATGGGTATGGAACAAAAGGCTCGTGAGGGGAACTGGGTGATTAACCAGGCGCCTTATGGATATGACTTAGATAAAGAAAACAAGTCGCTTAAAATAAATGAGGAGGAAGCTTTAACTGTGCAAAGGATCTTTAATTATTACATTGAGGGTAAAGGTGCGAGAAGTATCGCTGTTGAATTAAATCGATTGCAAATCCGAACGAAAACAAATTCGCCATGGAGCGATTTTAAGATAAAATACGTCCTCACTAACCCTACGTATATAGGAACCATGAGGTATAATTTCAGGGTAAATAAAGAAAATTATTTTGAAATCGAAAACACCCATCCTCCTATCGTCACAAAAGAGATATTTAACAATGTTCAAAGTATATTTAAAAGTAGAAGGGTTATTCATCCGAGAGCTGCTACCAGTAAATTTATATTCTCAGGTACCGCTAAATGTGCCCGTTGTGGTTCTCCTCTTACAGGGAAGTATGGCAATTATAAAAGAGGATCTACAGAATATAAAATAAGGTCATATTATTGCTCCAAAAGTAGAGTAGGCGAATGTGATCAGAGACAAATGTCTGAGCGTTATTTAGAAACTCAATTTATTAAATATCTGGATACATTTGAAATAAATCCAGAAATCATAAACGACCTTACGAAAATGGATGAAATTGATGAATCTAAAGATAAGTTGAATTTGTTAAAAAAGGAACTAAAGGAAATAGAGAAGCGAAGGAAAAAATGGCAATATGCTTGGGTAAATGAAATGATTAGTGACGAAGATTTCTCTATCCGAATGGATGAGGAAAATACTAAAGAAGAGGATGTAAATAAGCAGCTGAGCTCCCTCCAACCATCTGGAGAAAAAATGAGCTCTGTGGACCTTACTGAAATTCTTCTGGATATAAAGACAAACTGGAATCAGCTTGACGCTCTCGAGAAAAAAATGCTTCTACAGATGTTTGCAAAAAGAATCATTGTGGATAGGGTTAGTGATCAGTTGAAACCTGATTGTTTGGAAATAAAAGAAGTAGAGTTTTATTAA
- a CDS encoding ImmA/IrrE family metallo-endopeptidase has translation MYQLTYRTTGLEDWVSRFYMKLGITTPSLISEERICRFLGIYVKRKPIPSSFHVIGRYQDIVIDSREPIEKHREIFFHELCHILRHSGVQTIMPASFRELQEWDAHHFTQYAAIPYHMIKYIPLNDCDVIKQMSDIFLVSPELCEERLEQIIRRNHLARNFY, from the coding sequence ATGTACCAATTAACATACAGGACCACCGGATTAGAAGATTGGGTTTCTAGGTTCTACATGAAGTTAGGAATAACCACCCCAAGTTTAATAAGTGAGGAGCGAATATGTAGGTTCCTAGGCATTTATGTAAAGAGAAAACCTATCCCAAGTAGCTTCCATGTCATCGGTAGATATCAAGACATTGTAATCGATAGTAGAGAACCTATTGAAAAACACAGAGAAATTTTCTTTCATGAGTTATGCCATATCTTGAGGCATTCCGGAGTTCAAACCATTATGCCAGCTTCTTTTAGAGAGCTCCAAGAATGGGACGCACATCATTTCACTCAATACGCAGCTATCCCCTATCACATGATCAAATACATTCCCCTGAATGATTGTGATGTTATTAAACAAATGTCAGATATATTCCTTGTCTCTCCAGAACTATGTGAGGAACGATTGGAGCAGATTATTCGAAGGAACCATCTGGCAAGGAACTTTTATTAA